In Tripterygium wilfordii isolate XIE 37 chromosome 23, ASM1340144v1, whole genome shotgun sequence, one genomic interval encodes:
- the LOC119993124 gene encoding uncharacterized protein LOC119993124 — translation MPIALDSNRRFEASGLARGGVTATAVLDSMDERREVNAAVEGEAEVCSSSSTSSIGQNSDLSGRSGSEDEENEVQSKYKGTLDSMEALEEVLPIRRGISNFYKGKSKSFTSLAMAASDSVEDIAKAENAYTRRRRNLLSFNLLWDKSRNSSHRNGGGGISKRPISTSRSTVALAMALSSSESISNTSDDSNSSSYSRSPPSLPPLHPLSRASYNNLAASASSSPLPSPPQQKFSPWRSYSLADLQQGPIPMSNTNPYRSSSASDERQ, via the exons ATGCCGATTGCGTTGGATAGTAATCGGAGGTTTGAAGCGTCTGGATTAGCGCGTGGAGGAGTGACGGCGACCGCAGTCTTAGATTCTATGGATGAGCGTAGAGAAGTGAACGCGGCGGTGGAGGGAGAGGCGGAGGTGTGTAGTTCGTCTTCGACTTCGTCGATCGGGCAGAATAGCGATCTGAGTGGGAGGTCAGGATCGGAAGACGAGGAAAATGAGGTTCAAAGCAAGTATAAGGGGACACTTGATTCCATGGAGGCTCTCGAGGAGGTTTTGCCTATTAG GAGGGGAATATCGAATTTCTACAAGGGCAAATCGAAATCCTTTACAAGTCTGGCTATGGCTGCCTCTGACTCTGTCGAAGACATTGCAAAAGCAGAGAATGCATATACGAGGAGACGCAGGAATTTACTTAGCTTCAATCTTCTATGGGACAAGAGCAGAAATTCCTCTCACAGAAATGGTGGAGGTGGGATATCTAAGAGACCAATCAGCACCAGCCGGAGCACTGTGGCACTCGCAATGGCTTTGAGCAGCTCAGAGAGCATCAGTAACACAAGCGATGATTCGAATTCAAGTTCATATTCAAGATCACCTCCTAGTCTTCCACCTTTGCATCCACTTTCCAGGGCATCTTATAATAACTTAGCAGCCTCTGCTTCATCATCACCATTGCCATCTCCTCCTCAACAAAAGTTCTCTCCTTGGCGGTCCTACTCGTTGGCTGACTTGCAACAAGGTCCCATTCCAATGTCAAATACAAATCCATATCGCTCTTCATCAGCCAGCGACGAACGACAATAA